Proteins encoded together in one Pongo abelii isolate AG06213 chromosome 8, NHGRI_mPonAbe1-v2.0_pri, whole genome shotgun sequence window:
- the MORN4 gene encoding MORN repeat-containing protein 4 yields the protein MTLTKGSFTYSSGEEYRGEWKEGRRHGFGQLMFADGGTYLGHFENGLFNGFGVLTFSDGSRYEGEFAQGKFNGVGVFIRYDNMTFEGEFKNGRVDGFGLLTFPDGSHGIPRNEGLFENNKLLRREKCSAIVQRAQSASKSARNLTA from the exons ATGACCCTGACAAAAGGTTCCTTCACCTACTCCAGTGGGGAGGAATATCGTGGCGAGTGGAAGGAGG gCCGCAGGCATGGTTTTGGTCAACTGATGTTTGCAGATGGTGGCACCTACCTGGGTCATTTTGAGAATGGGCTCTTTAATGGCTTTGGGGTATTGACCTTCTCAGATGGTTCAAG GTATGAGGGGGAGTTTGCCCAGGGCAAGTTTAATGGCGTCGGAGTCTTCATTCGATATGACAACATGACCTTTGAGGGGGAATTTAAAAATGGCAGAGTAGATGGTTTTG GCCTGCTGACTTTCCCCGATGGTTCTCATGGAATCCCCCGCAATGAAGGTCTCTTTGAGAACAACAAGCTGCTGCGGCGTGAGAAGTGTTCTGCCATTGTTCAGCGGGCCCAGAGCGCCTCCAAGTCAGCCAGAAATCTCACTGCCTGA